Proteins encoded by one window of Astatotilapia calliptera chromosome 13, fAstCal1.2, whole genome shotgun sequence:
- the LOC113035573 gene encoding E3 ubiquitin-protein ligase TRIM21-like, with translation MAAASNLQSEDQFLCSICLDVFTDPVSTPCGHNFCKNCITQHWNTNGRHKCPMCNRVFKRRPELDINTLFSEMVAQFRREAQQKASSSSSEQQAAKPGEVHCDVCTGTRLKALKSCLVCQTSYCQTHLEPHLTKKALRGHQLINAVENLEDKMCKKHEKPLELFCKTDQTCVCMLCSVLEHKNHEFVPLREEYEGKKAELGKTEAVIQQMIQKRQLKIQEIKESVKTSKGAADRQKAEGVQVLTALKESVERRLKELKKEIEDKQETTEKQAEGLIKDLEREVSELMKRSFEVEQLLHSEDHLHLLQSFSSLKAAPPTKDWTEVRVHPPSYEGTVVRAVAQLEETLRKDLKKLFEAELKTVQQYAVDVTLDPDTAYPNLILSDDGKQVYCGDVRMNVPDNPERFSACVCVLGAQSFSSGRFYFEVQVKGKTDWDLGVARESINRKGNVMLRPQYGLWTVVLRNGNEYRACAGPSFRLCLYSGPEKVGVFVDYEEGLVSFYDVGTGALIYSFTGCSFTHKLHPYFSPYLNQGGNNSSPLIICPVSQTESIND, from the coding sequence ATGGCTGCTGCCAGTAACCTGCAATCTGAAGATCAGTTTCTGTGCTCCATCTGTCTGGATGTGTTCACTGATCCAGTCAGCACACCATGTGGACACAActtctgcaaaaactgcatcactCAGCACTGGAACACTAATGGCAGACATAAATGTCCTATGTGTAACAGAGTGTTCAAGAGACGACCCGAACTAGACATCAACACTTTGTTCTCTGAGATGGTTGCTCAGTTCAGACGTGAAGCTCAGCAgaaagccagcagcagcagctcagagcaaCAAGCTGCTAAACCAGGAGAAGTTCACTGTGACGTCTGTACTGGAACCAGACTGAAGGCCCTGAAGTCCTGCCTGGTGTGTCAGACTTCCTACTGTCAGACTCACCTGGAGCCTCATCTGACAAAGAAAGCTCTGAGAGGACATCAGCTGATTAATGCAGTGGAGAACCTGGAAGACAAGATGTGTAAGAAGCATGAAAAACCTCTGGAGTTGTTCTGTAAGACCGACCAGACATGTGTCTGCATGCTCTGCTCTGTTTTAGAGCACAAGAACCACGAGTTTGTTCCTCTGAGAGAAGAATATGAAGGAAAGAAGGCAGAGCTGGGGAAGACAGAGGCTGTGATTCAACAGATGATCCAGAAGAGACAACTGAAAATTCAAGAGATCAAAGAGTCAGTGAAGACGAGTAAAGgtgctgcagacagacagaaagcagaaggTGTTCAGGTCCTCACTGCTCTGAAGGAGTCTGTTGAGAGACGCCTGAAGGAGCTCAAAAAGGAGATCgaagacaaacaggaaactACAGAGAAACAGGCTGAAGGTCTCATCAAAGATCTGGAACGGGAAGTCTCTGAGCTGATGAAGAGAAGCTTTGAGGTGGAGCAGCTCTTACACTCTgaagaccacctccacctcctccaaagCTTCTCGTCCCTGAAAGCTGCTCCACCCACCAAGGACTGGACAGAGGTCAGAGTCCATCCACCATCATATGAGGGGACTGTGGTGAGAGCTGTGGCTCAGCTGGAGGAGACACTCAGGAAAGACTTGAAGAAGCTGTTTGAGGCTGAGCTGAAGACGGTCCAGCAGTATGCAGTGGATGTGACTCTGGATCCTGATACAGCGTATCCTAATCTCATCCTGTCTGATGATGGGAAGCAAGTATACTGTGGCGATGTGAGGATGAATGTTCCAGACAACCCAGAGAGattttctgcttgtgtttgtgttttaggaGCGCAGAGTTTCTCTTCAGGCAGATTTTACTTTGAGGTTCAGGTTAAAGGAAAGACTGACTGGGACTTGGGAGTGGCCAGAGAGTCGATCAACAGGAAGGGAAATGTTATGCTGAGACCTCAGTATGGTCTCTGGACTGTAGTGCTGAGGAATGGAAATGAATACAGAGCCTGTGCAGGGCCTTCATTCCGTCTCTGTCTTTATTCTGGCCCTGAGAAGGTGGGGGTGTTTGTGGATTATGAGGAGGGTCTGGTCTCCTTTTATGATGTAGGTACTGGAGCTCTGATCTACTCCTTTACTGGCTGCTCCTTCACTCACAAACTCCACCCATACTTCAGTCCCTATCTGAATCAGGGTGGTAACAactcttcacctctgatcaTATGTCCTGTCAGTCAAACTGAGTCGATCAATGACTGA